A genomic window from Thermanaerothrix sp. includes:
- a CDS encoding sodium:alanine symporter family protein, which produces MTRHPSIGSGGALGALLPSLAGHYGTNNTGGTRQLSNQGREDVALDILELVKAVNGVLWGYLLIFLLCGTGIFYTLRLRFVQIRLFGRAFRKAFGELNLFGKRADKDGMSSFQALATAVAAQVGTGNLAGAATAIAMGGPGAIFWMYLAAFFGMATNLGEAVLGQIYKTEDDLGQVTGGPAYYISRGLNMPSMAAFFSISIIVALGFIGNMVQSNSIADAFHTAFQVPPLWVGIGVGAVGAFVFIGGIGRIASVTEKMVPVMAGIYLLGSLYIIATHLGALPGAVKSILVGAFNPAAATGGLIGATIREAARYGIARGLFSNEAGMGSTPHAHAVAKVNHPVEQGLMGIVGVFIDTFVVLNMTAFVILCTGVLNGKTTGIALTQKAFTSALGSIGNPFVAVCLFFFAFSTIVGWYFFGEANVRYLFGSKGLPVYKAAVVAFIVLGSTLKVDLVWELADTFNGLMVFPNLLALIMLCPVVIKALREFESRES; this is translated from the coding sequence TTGACAAGGCATCCCTCCATCGGCTCCGGCGGAGCCCTGGGGGCACTCCTTCCCTCCCTGGCGGGACATTACGGGACGAACAACACCGGTGGAACCCGCCAACTATCCAACCAGGGAAGGGAGGACGTTGCTTTGGATATCTTAGAACTCGTAAAAGCGGTAAACGGGGTGCTGTGGGGGTACCTCCTTATATTTCTCCTGTGCGGAACCGGCATCTTCTACACCCTAAGGCTCCGCTTCGTTCAAATAAGGCTCTTCGGAAGGGCCTTCAGAAAGGCCTTCGGGGAGCTCAACCTGTTCGGCAAGAGGGCCGACAAGGACGGTATGTCCTCCTTCCAGGCCCTTGCCACCGCGGTGGCCGCCCAGGTGGGCACCGGCAACCTGGCGGGAGCCGCCACCGCCATCGCCATGGGAGGCCCCGGCGCCATCTTCTGGATGTACCTGGCGGCCTTCTTCGGCATGGCCACCAACCTGGGGGAAGCGGTGTTAGGACAGATCTACAAGACCGAAGACGACCTGGGACAGGTCACCGGCGGCCCCGCCTACTACATAAGCCGGGGCCTTAACATGCCCTCCATGGCGGCCTTCTTCTCCATCTCCATCATCGTGGCCCTGGGCTTCATAGGCAACATGGTGCAGTCAAACTCCATAGCCGACGCCTTCCACACCGCCTTCCAAGTGCCGCCCCTGTGGGTAGGCATAGGGGTGGGGGCCGTGGGGGCCTTCGTGTTCATAGGCGGCATCGGCCGGATAGCCTCGGTAACCGAGAAGATGGTGCCCGTCATGGCGGGCATATACCTGCTGGGAAGCCTTTACATCATAGCCACCCACCTGGGGGCGCTGCCGGGCGCCGTAAAGTCCATCCTGGTGGGGGCCTTCAACCCCGCCGCCGCCACCGGAGGCCTCATAGGGGCCACCATAAGGGAAGCCGCCCGGTACGGCATAGCCCGGGGGCTCTTCTCCAACGAGGCTGGCATGGGCTCCACACCCCACGCCCACGCGGTGGCCAAGGTAAACCACCCGGTGGAACAGGGCCTCATGGGAATAGTGGGGGTCTTCATAGACACCTTCGTGGTGCTAAACATGACCGCCTTCGTCATCCTCTGCACCGGCGTCCTGAACGGCAAGACCACCGGCATAGCCCTCACCCAAAAGGCCTTCACATCCGCCCTTGGAAGCATCGGAAACCCCTTCGTGGCGGTGTGCCTATTCTTCTTCGCCTTCTCCACCATAGTTGGCTGGTACTTCTTCGGGGAGGCAAACGTACGGTACCTCTTCGGCTCAAAGGGGCTGCCAGTCTACAAGGCGGCGGTGGTGGCCTTCATTGTCCTTGGCTCCACGCTGAAGGTGGACCTGGTCTGGGAACTGGCGGACACCTTCAACGGGCTCATGGTGTTCCCCAACCTGCTGGCCCTCATAATGCTCTGCCCCGTGGTGATAAAGGCGCTAAGGGAGTTCGAATCACGGGAGAGCTAA